A window of Shewanella mesophila contains these coding sequences:
- a CDS encoding sensor histidine kinase — protein sequence MTLYFSAIALLVGAILYLLSLSLLNWVEDELNRRTLVQMAPSAISAFQAGAQSPLAIGTTIQAFNDLKELPPSFEAAKKLPVGFIDEVHDVFTQDMFIYRTQYQQNNQLVPLVLMMNGEQVELSHGEWNNISLFIISVTLLLFVLFGFAITKVTRRLIAPINQLSKQLNQSQGHVTFSVSADATLEFSELARSLNHYEAQIQQLIRQEQAFSRYASHELRTPLTIIQGASRLLQHPKDEAFSTRQRKRIDKAASDMQHTINALLSLVKHEKGINGNTLRQLTAKEIEQVMADLQPLADTKALSIKLTMNASPQISPSSAVFRMLLINLLSNAINASDGGEILIHVNEDSLEVIDKGRGVAASEKTPSGHGLGLEIVEALCQRYQWRFSLVDAEKGCIATLHFNPLIIQPNR from the coding sequence ATGACATTGTATTTCAGTGCTATCGCGTTATTAGTAGGTGCTATTTTATATCTATTAAGCCTATCTTTGCTCAACTGGGTTGAAGATGAGCTTAATCGCCGTACATTAGTGCAGATGGCGCCTAGCGCCATTAGTGCTTTTCAAGCAGGTGCCCAGTCCCCTTTGGCAATAGGCACAACCATACAAGCTTTTAATGATTTGAAAGAATTGCCACCTTCTTTTGAAGCCGCTAAAAAACTACCCGTCGGCTTTATCGATGAAGTTCATGATGTTTTTACGCAAGACATGTTCATCTACCGAACCCAATACCAGCAAAATAATCAGCTAGTGCCATTAGTCTTGATGATGAACGGTGAACAAGTTGAGTTGAGTCATGGTGAATGGAATAACATTAGTCTGTTTATCATCTCGGTAACTTTACTGCTATTTGTTCTTTTTGGCTTTGCGATCACCAAGGTGACTCGCCGCCTAATAGCGCCAATCAATCAACTCAGCAAACAACTAAATCAGTCTCAAGGTCATGTCACTTTTAGTGTCTCGGCAGATGCGACTCTAGAGTTCAGTGAGTTAGCCCGAAGCCTTAATCATTATGAAGCGCAAATACAGCAACTTATTCGCCAAGAGCAAGCCTTTTCTCGTTATGCCAGCCATGAGCTTCGTACACCACTAACAATTATTCAAGGCGCGAGCCGTTTACTTCAACACCCAAAAGATGAAGCCTTTAGCACCAGACAGCGGAAGCGTATTGACAAGGCTGCCAGCGACATGCAGCACACCATAAATGCCCTATTAAGCTTGGTTAAACATGAGAAAGGGATTAATGGTAATACGCTCAGGCAGCTGACCGCCAAGGAAATTGAGCAAGTCATGGCGGATCTACAACCGCTTGCTGATACCAAAGCTTTGTCTATCAAGTTAACAATGAACGCGTCTCCGCAAATTAGTCCAAGTAGTGCCGTATTTAGGATGTTATTGATTAACCTATTGAGTAACGCGATTAATGCAAGTGACGGCGGCGAGATCTTGATCCATGTAAATGAAGATAGTCTAGAGGTCATAGACAAAGGACGTGGTGTTGCCGCTAGTGAAAAAACACCTAGCGGGCATGGGCTTGGACTGGAAATTGTTGAAGCACTCTGTCAACGCTATCAATGGCGCTTCTCATTGGTCGATGCCGAAAAAGGCTGTATCGCCACCCTGCATTTCAATCCGTTAATCATACAGCCGAACAGATAA
- a CDS encoding HPr family phosphocarrier protein, translated as MKLERQLTICNKLGLHARAATKLAVLAAKFDAQVTLIQGDKQASAASVLGLLMLETGMGKTITITSEGKDALAALDAISALIDAKFEEAV; from the coding sequence ATGAAGCTTGAGCGCCAGCTAACCATCTGCAATAAACTCGGCCTACATGCAAGGGCGGCAACCAAACTGGCGGTATTGGCGGCAAAGTTTGATGCTCAAGTCACCTTGATTCAAGGAGATAAGCAAGCCTCTGCCGCAAGTGTGTTAGGCTTACTCATGCTTGAAACTGGTATGGGGAAAACCATTACGATCACTAGTGAGGGTAAAGATGCGTTAGCAGCACTCGATGCCATCAGCGCGCTTATTGACGCTAAATTCGAAGAAGCCGTATAA
- the rapZ gene encoding RNase adapter RapZ produces the protein MKLVIVSGRSGSGKSVALRVLEDLGYYCVDNLPLQMMESLLAQLKGSNDLVAISVDVRNMPTQDIQLDKQFANLPKDIELLSFFLNSSDEVLLKRYSETRRLHPLSRAQVSLKEAIRLEGRMLEPIAKLVDHYIDTSSLNIYDLSDRVREILLGTIDKELVINFESFGFKYGMPTEADFMFDVRFLPNPHWEQELRPLTGLDEPVQQFLSQQPLVNKFIWQIENLIETWLPHLERNNRSYLTIAIGCTGGQHRSVYVTDQLAKLFNKGKHKVQARHRELKRHEA, from the coding sequence ATGAAGTTAGTCATAGTATCCGGGCGCTCAGGATCGGGAAAGTCAGTAGCACTAAGAGTGTTAGAAGATCTCGGATACTACTGTGTCGACAATCTGCCACTGCAGATGATGGAGTCACTGTTAGCCCAGCTTAAAGGCAGCAACGATCTGGTCGCCATCAGTGTCGATGTTCGCAATATGCCGACCCAAGATATCCAGCTAGATAAGCAGTTTGCTAACCTTCCGAAAGATATCGAATTATTAAGCTTCTTTCTTAACTCATCAGATGAAGTGCTGCTTAAACGCTACAGCGAGACCCGCAGGTTACACCCGCTATCTCGTGCTCAAGTCTCCCTGAAGGAAGCGATTAGACTTGAAGGGAGAATGCTCGAGCCGATCGCTAAGTTAGTCGATCATTATATCGATACCTCCAGCCTCAACATCTATGACTTAAGTGACAGAGTAAGAGAGATCTTACTTGGCACCATTGATAAAGAGTTAGTGATCAACTTTGAATCATTTGGCTTTAAATACGGGATGCCCACTGAAGCCGATTTTATGTTTGATGTACGTTTCTTACCTAATCCTCACTGGGAACAAGAGCTAAGGCCACTAACGGGCCTAGATGAGCCAGTACAGCAATTCTTAAGTCAGCAACCCTTAGTGAATAAGTTTATTTGGCAAATAGAGAATCTTATCGAGACCTGGCTACCTCATCTTGAGCGTAACAATCGCAGCTATCTCACCATCGCTATTGGCTGCACTGGAGGCCAACATAGATCTGTCTATGTCACCGACCAGCTCGCTAAATTATTTAATAAGGGCAAACACAAGGTTCAAGCGCGACACAGAGAGTTGAAGCGACATGAAGCTTGA
- the lptC gene encoding LPS export ABC transporter periplasmic protein LptC: MNRVTLAILAFFGAALILYWQVQTKRGANDQIFDASERPDYIVNDLKSVQYNEQGNINSRVSASHMEYYSDRDMTYFSDPIYLVYPANGDAQWRLRSTKGTLDKNSGRVTLENNVIIDAISPEEPIQTIETSYLELDLNTMIMTSDRTIRITGKDFLITGQGLHADLNAQNVRLTSQVEGTYETK; the protein is encoded by the coding sequence ATGAATAGAGTCACGCTGGCGATTTTAGCGTTTTTTGGTGCGGCATTAATCCTCTACTGGCAGGTGCAGACAAAACGTGGGGCTAACGACCAGATTTTCGATGCATCTGAGCGTCCAGATTATATCGTCAACGACTTAAAAAGCGTGCAGTATAACGAGCAAGGCAATATCAACAGTCGCGTATCGGCAAGCCATATGGAGTATTATTCCGACCGAGATATGACCTATTTTTCAGATCCCATTTACTTAGTCTATCCTGCAAATGGTGATGCTCAATGGCGCTTACGCTCAACCAAAGGTACCTTAGATAAAAATAGCGGACGAGTAACCCTAGAAAATAATGTTATCATTGATGCTATTAGCCCAGAAGAACCGATCCAAACCATTGAGACAAGCTATCTGGAACTCGATCTAAATACTATGATCATGACCTCAGACCGCACCATTCGAATTACAGGTAAAGATTTTCTGATCACAGGCCAAGGTTTGCATGCTGACCTGAATGCACAAAATGTACGACTGACTAGTCAGGTAGAAGGAACATATGAAACTAAATAA
- the lptA gene encoding lipopolysaccharide transport periplasmic protein LptA — protein sequence MKLNNLILACALTLVSLGSTAKDNDLLQEVKISAASQEADIKNNQIIFNGPVEVTQGSIKILADELRAFSKENSNGKILVATGNPATYTQVMENGRPASASAKEIRYELSSRTLILIGNATLEQEGSQVTGDQIRYNIEQQQLIAESTGNDRVITIIQPENYQEVPKTPAEEQPKQQEKQ from the coding sequence ATGAAACTAAATAACCTTATTCTTGCTTGCGCGCTAACCCTAGTTAGCTTAGGTAGCACAGCCAAGGACAATGATCTACTGCAAGAGGTTAAGATCTCTGCCGCTAGCCAAGAAGCCGATATTAAGAATAATCAGATTATCTTCAATGGCCCAGTTGAAGTAACCCAAGGCTCAATAAAGATCCTAGCAGATGAGTTACGTGCATTTAGCAAAGAAAACAGCAATGGCAAAATCCTGGTCGCGACGGGAAATCCCGCAACATACACCCAAGTGATGGAAAATGGACGGCCAGCTTCAGCCAGCGCCAAAGAGATCCGCTACGAACTATCGAGCCGTACTCTGATACTGATAGGTAATGCCACTCTTGAACAAGAAGGCAGCCAAGTGACGGGTGACCAGATCCGTTACAATATTGAGCAACAGCAACTGATTGCCGAAAGCACGGGTAACGATCGAGTGATCACTATTATTCAACCTGAGAATTACCAAGAAGTCCCGAAAACTCCCGCTGAAGAGCAACCTAAGCAGCAGGAAAAGCAATGA
- the ptsN gene encoding PTS IIA-like nitrogen regulatory protein PtsN, translated as MELSTILRPECTTCATPGSKKKVLELISDLAAVQYPTLSSQEIFESLLAREKMGSTGIGNGIAIPHGRLTNIDQPVAVLIKCAEPIAFDAIDNQPVDILFALLVPADQCEQHLSTLAAMAEKLNDKVIMKQLRKTQDEAELYQVITQ; from the coding sequence ATGGAACTTAGTACCATCCTGCGGCCGGAGTGCACAACCTGCGCCACTCCGGGCAGTAAGAAAAAGGTACTGGAACTTATCAGCGACTTAGCCGCTGTCCAGTACCCCACCCTTTCCTCTCAAGAGATCTTTGAAAGCCTTCTGGCGAGAGAGAAAATGGGCAGCACAGGTATAGGCAATGGTATTGCGATTCCTCATGGGCGACTAACCAACATAGATCAACCCGTCGCCGTGCTGATAAAATGTGCTGAACCAATCGCATTTGATGCAATTGATAACCAGCCCGTCGATATCTTATTTGCGTTACTCGTGCCCGCAGATCAATGCGAGCAACACCTTAGTACACTAGCCGCTATGGCTGAGAAGTTAAATGATAAAGTTATCATGAAACAACTAAGGAAAACTCAAGATGAAGCAGAGCTCTATCAGGTGATCACCCAATGA
- the mgtE gene encoding magnesium transporter produces MPIEVLDSETTDQRMHRLTQALSSGMFVHVRNMLQDMAASDIAFILESSPPRTRQVLWQLIDQAHTGEILDELGEELKDHLITQMSPERVAKAAEGMDTDDLAYILRSLPDSVFNQVLQSMSSQDRSRVEQALSYPEDTAGSLMNTDTVTLRPDVNIDVILRYLRIRGELPEATDTLYVVDKHDSLLGGVRIADLLTCDPNASVRDIMNDDLEGIPVAMDDSEVAQLFERHDWVSAPVVEEQTNRLLGRITIDDVVDVIREDAEHSMMGMAGMDDDTDTFGPVLKSTFRRSLWLTINLFAALLAASVSNMFEGTLEKFATIAILMTIVPSMGGVAGNQTLALVIRGIALGQIGQSNSRWLIGKELAIGFLNGLLWSILVFAAVWLWKGDIALGGLIGGAMLINMTVAGLAGACIPLLLKKLNIDPALAGGMVLTTVTDVIGLFAFLGLATLFLLH; encoded by the coding sequence ATGCCGATTGAAGTATTAGATAGTGAAACCACAGATCAGCGGATGCACCGGCTTACTCAAGCCCTTAGTAGCGGTATGTTTGTCCACGTGCGCAATATGCTCCAGGACATGGCGGCATCCGACATCGCCTTTATCTTAGAGTCATCGCCACCACGTACTCGTCAAGTATTGTGGCAGCTTATCGATCAAGCCCATACGGGCGAAATCTTAGATGAACTCGGTGAGGAACTAAAAGATCATCTTATTACCCAGATGAGCCCAGAGCGTGTCGCTAAGGCCGCCGAAGGTATGGATACCGATGATCTCGCCTACATTCTGCGTAGCTTACCCGACAGTGTATTTAATCAAGTTCTTCAGTCGATGAGTTCACAAGATAGATCTCGTGTCGAGCAAGCACTCTCCTATCCCGAAGATACCGCCGGAAGTCTGATGAATACCGATACGGTAACCCTTAGGCCTGATGTCAATATCGATGTCATTCTTCGTTATCTGCGTATTCGCGGTGAGCTGCCTGAGGCCACAGATACCCTATATGTGGTCGATAAACATGATAGCCTTCTTGGCGGGGTAAGAATTGCAGATCTACTCACCTGCGATCCCAATGCATCGGTGCGAGATATCATGAATGACGATCTCGAAGGCATACCTGTAGCCATGGATGACAGCGAAGTCGCTCAGCTGTTCGAGCGGCACGACTGGGTGTCCGCCCCCGTAGTGGAAGAACAGACTAATCGATTGCTAGGCCGTATTACTATCGATGATGTGGTTGACGTGATCCGTGAAGATGCCGAACACTCAATGATGGGTATGGCTGGTATGGATGATGACACAGATACCTTCGGTCCCGTGCTAAAGAGTACATTTAGACGCTCGCTCTGGCTTACGATCAATCTATTCGCTGCACTGCTCGCCGCATCGGTCAGTAACATGTTTGAAGGGACCCTGGAGAAGTTTGCCACCATAGCGATTTTAATGACTATCGTACCGAGTATGGGTGGAGTGGCTGGTAATCAGACCTTAGCATTGGTCATTCGCGGCATAGCCCTAGGCCAAATCGGCCAGAGTAACTCCCGCTGGCTGATCGGTAAGGAGCTCGCTATTGGCTTTCTCAACGGGCTGCTTTGGTCGATATTGGTTTTTGCTGCTGTGTGGCTATGGAAAGGAGATATCGCCCTTGGCGGCCTGATAGGCGGCGCAATGCTGATCAATATGACGGTCGCGGGATTAGCTGGTGCCTGTATACCCTTGTTATTAAAGAAACTGAATATCGATCCCGCACTAGCCGGCGGTATGGTGCTCACTACGGTTACCGATGTTATTGGATTATTTGCTTTTCTTGGTTTGGCAACGCTGTTTTTGTTGCACTAA
- the hpf gene encoding ribosome hibernation promoting factor, with translation MQINLTGHHIEITQSLRNYVEEKFTKLERHFDQINNVHVVLNVEKLMQKVEAKLHLRGGEVFATSEHADMYAAIDSLIDKLDRQVIKHKEKQTKH, from the coding sequence ATGCAAATAAACCTTACAGGGCACCACATTGAGATAACCCAATCTCTACGGAACTATGTTGAAGAGAAATTCACAAAGCTTGAACGACATTTCGATCAGATCAATAATGTCCACGTTGTATTAAATGTCGAAAAATTGATGCAAAAAGTTGAAGCAAAGTTACATCTCCGAGGTGGAGAAGTCTTCGCAACATCGGAACACGCGGATATGTACGCCGCGATAGACTCCCTGATCGATAAATTAGATCGTCAGGTCATTAAACACAAAGAGAAGCAAACTAAACATTAA
- a CDS encoding RNA polymerase factor sigma-54, whose translation MKASLQLKMGQHLTMTPQLQQAIRLLQLSSLELQQEIQQALESNPLLELDEEQEGADNGAREERNDNNETYEVDYENKLQVDSSEDNSGLETSDALTQDSMPDELPVDTTWDEVYTASPNSSSGAMRDDDMPFQGETSEGLYEHLEWQKNLTPFSDNDLAIATAIIDAIDERGYLTQTCDDILEAMGDPEIELDEIEAVLKRVQHFDPVGVAARDLSECLTIQLAQYGNDTPHIANARMLISEHLDLIAGRDFRLLMRKTKLKEDDLRDAISLIQTLNPRPGLAITASRDEYVIPDVTVTKKKGRWVVELNPDSMPKINVNQHYAAMARSTKSQADGQFIRGHLQEAKWFLKSLESRNETLLKVTNCIVDFQQGFFEFGEEAMKPMVLNDIAEAVEMHESTISRVTTQKYMHTPRGIFELKYFFSSHVGTDDGGECSSTAIRAFIKKLVAAENQKKPLSDSKMAQLLAEQGIKVARRTIAKYREAMLIPPSNQRKSL comes from the coding sequence ATGAAAGCGTCACTTCAGCTCAAAATGGGTCAGCATTTAACCATGACACCCCAATTACAGCAAGCAATTCGTTTGTTGCAATTGTCGTCATTGGAGCTGCAACAAGAGATCCAGCAGGCATTAGAATCTAACCCGCTTTTAGAGTTAGATGAGGAGCAAGAGGGCGCCGACAACGGCGCTCGAGAAGAGCGCAATGATAACAATGAAACCTACGAGGTCGACTATGAAAACAAGCTACAAGTCGACTCGAGTGAAGATAATTCTGGCTTAGAAACATCCGACGCGCTCACCCAAGATTCCATGCCCGATGAACTCCCAGTTGATACTACATGGGATGAGGTATACACAGCGTCACCTAACTCCAGTTCGGGGGCAATGCGCGACGATGATATGCCTTTTCAAGGGGAAACTAGTGAAGGCTTGTATGAACACCTCGAGTGGCAAAAAAATCTTACTCCCTTTTCTGATAACGACTTAGCCATCGCTACCGCAATTATCGATGCCATCGACGAACGCGGTTACCTCACTCAAACCTGCGACGATATTCTTGAGGCCATGGGCGATCCAGAAATTGAACTGGATGAAATAGAAGCGGTACTAAAGCGCGTCCAACATTTCGATCCTGTTGGCGTTGCAGCGCGAGATCTCAGCGAATGTTTAACTATTCAGCTAGCACAATACGGTAATGATACCCCTCATATTGCCAATGCAAGAATGTTGATTAGCGAACATCTAGATCTTATCGCTGGTAGAGATTTTCGCCTATTGATGCGAAAAACTAAGTTAAAAGAAGACGATTTACGCGATGCTATCTCACTGATACAGACTCTCAATCCACGTCCAGGTTTGGCTATTACTGCCAGCCGAGACGAATATGTTATCCCGGATGTCACCGTGACGAAGAAAAAAGGTCGTTGGGTCGTAGAGCTTAATCCCGATAGTATGCCTAAGATTAATGTAAACCAGCATTATGCCGCAATGGCTCGCAGCACTAAGAGTCAGGCCGATGGACAATTTATTAGAGGTCACCTACAAGAAGCTAAATGGTTCTTGAAAAGTTTAGAGAGTCGCAACGAAACCCTGTTAAAAGTCACTAACTGTATTGTTGATTTTCAACAAGGCTTCTTTGAGTTTGGTGAAGAAGCGATGAAGCCGATGGTGTTAAACGATATTGCTGAAGCCGTTGAAATGCATGAGTCGACCATCTCTCGAGTAACAACGCAAAAGTATATGCACACCCCGAGAGGCATTTTTGAACTAAAATACTTCTTCTCTAGCCATGTGGGAACCGACGATGGCGGAGAGTGCTCTTCTACTGCAATACGAGCATTTATCAAAAAGCTCGTCGCAGCAGAAAACCAGAAGAAGCCGTTAAGCGACAGCAAAATGGCGCAACTTTTGGCAGAACAAGGCATTAAAGTCGCAAGACGGACAATTGCTAAATATCGAGAGGCTATGTTGATACCGCCATCGAACCAACGTAAAAGTTTGTAA
- the lptB gene encoding LPS export ABC transporter ATP-binding protein, protein MTDMTLKAVNLAKSYKSRAVVQDVSLTVRTGQIVGLLGPNGAGKTTTFYMVVGLVQSDKGRIFIDEDDLTLDPMHLRARKGIGYLPQEASIFRKLSVRDNIMAVLQTRRELSNDQREEQLEHLLEEFHITHIRDSQGMALSGGERRRVEIARALAANPKFILLDEPFAGVDPISVIDIKKIIEQLKNRGLGVLITDHNVRETLDVCEKAYIVSHGNLIAEGTPAEILDNQQVRAVYLGEQFKL, encoded by the coding sequence ATGACAGATATGACATTAAAAGCGGTCAATTTAGCTAAAAGTTACAAAAGCCGTGCCGTTGTTCAAGATGTAAGTTTGACCGTAAGAACAGGACAGATCGTGGGGCTACTAGGGCCCAACGGAGCAGGAAAAACTACCACGTTTTATATGGTTGTGGGTCTAGTTCAGAGCGATAAAGGACGTATCTTTATCGATGAAGACGACCTCACCTTAGACCCTATGCATCTGCGAGCCCGTAAAGGGATTGGCTATCTGCCACAAGAAGCGAGTATCTTTAGAAAGCTTTCGGTACGTGACAACATCATGGCAGTACTGCAAACACGAAGAGAACTCAGCAACGATCAACGTGAAGAGCAATTAGAACATCTACTCGAAGAGTTCCACATCACTCATATTCGTGACAGTCAAGGCATGGCACTATCGGGAGGCGAACGTCGCCGAGTTGAAATCGCCAGAGCATTAGCCGCTAATCCTAAGTTTATTTTGCTCGATGAGCCCTTCGCTGGCGTCGATCCTATATCGGTTATCGACATCAAAAAGATCATCGAACAGCTGAAAAATCGCGGACTAGGTGTATTAATCACCGACCATAATGTGCGCGAAACTCTCGATGTTTGTGAGAAAGCTTACATTGTGAGTCATGGCAATTTGATTGCCGAGGGAACTCCTGCTGAAATCTTAGACAACCAGCAAGTACGAGCAGTGTACTTAGGTGAACAATTCAAGCTATAG
- a CDS encoding response regulator transcription factor: MHNAQILIVEDNPDVAGILADFLESLGAIVDFATNGEHGYQLASDNNFDAIILDLMLPKMDGLTVAENLRNQGCTTPILMLTALDTKQDLLKGFSSGADNYLPKPFDLDELAARLRALIKRHRGNVAKGVLRYGSLELNTAEHSAYRNGQKLVLTPTCYQILQLLMNRAPNIVKREELIQLLWGEQTPSADSLRSHMYQLRNQVDKPFEFPMITTVPKVGFKLESEPNAPE, from the coding sequence ATGCATAATGCACAAATCCTGATAGTTGAAGATAATCCTGATGTGGCCGGGATATTAGCCGATTTCCTTGAATCACTGGGGGCTATAGTCGACTTTGCCACCAATGGTGAACATGGCTACCAACTCGCCAGTGACAACAACTTCGATGCCATCATCTTAGATCTAATGCTACCTAAAATGGACGGATTAACTGTCGCTGAAAACTTGCGTAACCAAGGATGCACCACTCCAATCCTGATGCTCACCGCTCTCGACACTAAACAAGACTTACTCAAAGGCTTTAGCTCTGGTGCCGATAATTATCTCCCTAAACCGTTCGATTTAGATGAACTCGCTGCTCGCCTAAGGGCCCTAATCAAACGTCATCGGGGCAATGTTGCCAAAGGCGTTTTGCGTTACGGTTCGCTAGAGTTAAATACCGCAGAGCACAGTGCCTATCGTAACGGACAAAAGCTGGTGCTCACCCCAACCTGCTATCAGATATTGCAGCTGCTAATGAACCGGGCGCCAAATATAGTCAAACGGGAAGAACTGATACAGTTGCTCTGGGGCGAACAAACCCCAAGTGCCGACAGCCTGAGAAGTCATATGTATCAGTTACGAAATCAAGTGGATAAACCCTTTGAGTTTCCTATGATCACCACAGTACCTAAAGTGGGGTTCAAACTTGAATCAGAGCCTAATGCACCAGAATAA
- a CDS encoding FG-GAP repeat domain-containing protein, giving the protein MRNAKIGLEYIVGSLLLLLSSSAIGASINSQLSLFSQTIETGFRLTHPVLPVNLFGDATKELVAIGVDENQARWLAIYGFDLISAQYKQQYKQALPRELFAFDITPVDDDHRQGLQSLYFLSSEQLLKLDVTGELLAFKSLMSISPLIMTSRPDFISRGRFVHDLNKDGLDDFVISGLSQAELLIQQADTSLLRQFLPIKPQVLLYRDGAKYIEADLYFADLNLDGRNDIVKVAEGELELYAQQSDGTVSTIAKYLPVSLAISGLDWWNKRDAYGEALDQSDLIYRKVELLKDVNNDGLVDMVVRYTKSSGVLDRVNDYELYLGEKKAQGVTFGRQPSNVIRADGTLTGFELVDIDDDNIDEVLVSGFDIGLSQIIGALVSGSIDQDVYLFKMNANGQFPKKANINKEVELSFSLTSGQSGSPIVKLIDLDGDGYQDLLLSDGEESLRVYLGRNDSDLFSRDSETLKVRLPSDGEMLSDDDLNHDGRSELIINYGRQDSQSLQSQFIVIMAK; this is encoded by the coding sequence ATGAGAAATGCCAAAATAGGCTTGGAATATATCGTTGGATCACTGCTGTTGCTACTCTCCTCATCGGCAATTGGGGCATCGATTAATAGCCAGCTCTCTCTGTTCTCGCAAACTATTGAGACAGGATTTCGGCTAACTCATCCTGTCTTGCCCGTTAACCTATTTGGTGATGCCACTAAAGAGCTGGTCGCTATTGGTGTCGATGAAAATCAAGCTCGATGGTTGGCTATCTATGGCTTTGATCTCATTTCTGCTCAATATAAACAGCAATATAAGCAAGCCTTACCTAGAGAGTTATTTGCTTTCGATATCACTCCTGTCGATGATGATCATCGTCAAGGGTTGCAGTCACTCTATTTCCTTTCCAGCGAGCAACTGCTTAAGTTAGATGTGACTGGGGAGTTGCTGGCATTTAAGTCGCTAATGAGTATAAGCCCACTCATTATGACTTCACGACCTGACTTTATCTCGCGTGGTCGCTTTGTCCATGATTTAAATAAAGATGGTTTAGATGATTTTGTTATCAGCGGCTTGAGTCAAGCAGAACTGCTCATTCAACAAGCCGACACCTCGCTGCTTCGGCAGTTTTTACCGATAAAACCCCAAGTATTATTGTATCGAGATGGTGCCAAGTATATTGAAGCAGACCTCTATTTTGCCGATCTTAACCTTGATGGGAGAAACGATATTGTTAAGGTCGCAGAGGGTGAACTTGAACTGTATGCGCAGCAATCTGATGGAACTGTCTCAACTATCGCCAAGTATTTACCTGTGAGCCTAGCGATAAGTGGTCTCGATTGGTGGAACAAGCGAGATGCTTATGGTGAGGCGTTAGATCAGAGTGACCTGATTTATCGTAAGGTCGAATTGCTAAAGGATGTCAATAACGACGGCTTGGTTGATATGGTTGTACGCTATACCAAGAGTTCTGGCGTACTGGACAGAGTCAATGATTACGAGTTGTATCTTGGTGAAAAAAAGGCCCAAGGGGTGACCTTTGGTAGACAACCGAGTAATGTCATTCGTGCCGATGGGACCTTAACCGGATTTGAGCTGGTGGATATTGATGATGACAATATCGACGAGGTATTAGTCTCTGGTTTCGATATCGGATTATCGCAGATTATTGGGGCGTTAGTTTCTGGCAGCATAGATCAAGATGTCTATCTTTTTAAGATGAATGCGAACGGACAGTTTCCGAAAAAGGCCAATATAAATAAGGAAGTCGAGCTGAGTTTCAGCCTGACCTCTGGTCAAAGCGGGAGCCCGATCGTTAAGCTTATCGATCTCGATGGTGATGGCTATCAAGATCTATTGTTATCTGATGGCGAGGAGTCACTTCGAGTCTATCTGGGGCGAAATGATAGTGATCTGTTTAGTCGTGATAGTGAGACCTTAAAGGTGCGTCTTCCTAGCGATGGAGAGATGCTCAGCGACGATGACCTTAATCATGATGGCAGAAGCGAACTCATCATCAACTATGGCCGCCAAGATAGCCAATCTCTGCAGAGTCAGTTCATCGTCATTATGGCAAAATAG